In a single window of the Labrus mixtus chromosome 20, fLabMix1.1, whole genome shotgun sequence genome:
- the LOC132995389 gene encoding carbohydrate sulfotransferase 12-like encodes MGTSRMFRVFVVLGSAFMILLIIIYWDDVGVSHLYLHTPISPGPKILHAPPPQQHPQTSRTPSFLSDIDAFVNQFLEPGTGEPTDPAPPDTSNQSEKAEERYIPRREWKIHLTPLAAELRERQEQRRRLLQEMCANDSMAFPGKNRSFDDIPNKELDHLIVDDRHGIIYCYVPKVACSNWKRIMIVLSESMLQDGVPQRDPLAIPRDLVHNSSMHFTFNKFWKRYGKFAKHLMKVKLKKYTKFLFVRDPFVRLISAYRNKFELRNEDFYRRFAQVMLRRYANQPTPPASVDEAFNVGVHPSFSNFIQYLLDPQTEKEMPFNEHWRQVYRLCHPCQIQYDFVGHLETAEEDAEHLLRQLRVDNVVEFPTSHRNLTASSWEADWFSTVPVEVRRELYKLYEPDFRLFGYDKPDWILNE; translated from the exons ATGGGAACATCCAGGATGTTCCGCGTCTTTGTGGTCCTGGGCTCTGCCTTCAtgatcctcctcatcatcatctacTGGGATGATGTCGGAGTCTCACATCTGTATTTGCACACTCCCATATCGCCGGGTCCCAAAATCCTGCACGCCCCTCCCCCGCAGCAGCATCCTCAAACCTCCCGAACCCCGTCCTTCCTGTCCGACATTGATGCCTTCGTGAACCAGTTCTTGGAGCCGGGAACTGGTGAGCCCACAGACCCCGCCCCGCCGGACACAAGTAACCAATCAGAGAAAGCAGAAGAGCGGTATATACCGAGAAGAGAGTGGAAGATTCACCTGACTCCATTGGCAGCGGAGCTTCGTGAAAGACAG GAGCAGCGGCGGAGGTTACTCCAGGAGATGTGTGCAAATGACAGCATGGCGTTTCCTGGCAAAAACCGTTCATTTGATGATATCCCCAACAAGGAGCTGGATCATCTTATAGTGGACGATAGGCACGGTATTATCTACTGCTATGTTCCCAAG GTAGCGTGCAGTAACTGGAAGCGCATCATGATAGTCCTAAGTGAAAGCATGCTGCAGGACGGCGTTCCCCAGAGAGACCCGCTGGCGATCCCCAGAGATCTTGTCCACAACAGCAGCATGCACTTCACGTTCAACAAGTTCTGGAAACGCTACGGCAAGTTTGCAAAGCACCTTATGAAG gtgaaGCTGAAGAAGTACACCAAGTTTCTTTTTGTGCGGGACCCCTTTGTGCGCCTCATCTCCGCCTACAGGAATAAATTTGAGTTGCGCAACGAAGACTTCTATCGGCGCTTTGCACAGGTCATGCTGCGTCGCTACGCCAACCAGCCAACACCTCCTGCCTCAGTGGACGAGGCATTCAATGTGGGTGTCCACCCCTCCTTCTCCAACTTCATCCAGTACCTCCTGGACcctcagacagaaaaagagatgcCCTTTAATGAGCACTGGCGGCAGGTGTACCGACTCTGCCACCCATGCCAGATTCAGTATGACTTTGTGGGCCATctggagacagcagaggaggacgCAGAGCACCTTCTGCGACAGCTTCGGGTGGACAATGTGGTTGAGTTCCCCACCTCCCATAGGAACCTCACAGCCAGCAGCTGGGAGGCTGATTGGTTCAGCACAGTGCCTGTCGAGGTGAGGAGAGAACTCTACAAGCTGTACGAACCTGACTTCAGGCTCTTCGGCTACGACAAACCAGACTGGATCCTCAACGAGTGA